From the Polaribacter tangerinus genome, the window AAATTCAGATATTGTAATGGTACAATATTTTTCTACAGATGGAAATTTGAAGTCAGAGGGAACATTAAAAAATCGTTTACGTGTTGGTTCTTGGAGATATTACTACCCGAACGGTGTTTTAATGTCTGAAGAAAGTTATAATGAAAAAGGAGCTTTACATGGGCCAAATGTTGTTTATTATCCTAATGAACAAATAACGGAATTTTCTGAGTACGATAACGGGGTTTTAAATGGAGTAGTAAGTAAATACTCAAGCAAGGGTATTTTAATAGAAGAGTTAACCTACCAAAATGGTCAGCTAAACGGTATGGCAAAGTTTTTCGAATTGAACGGAAATATCAAAGAAGCTGGTTTATATAAAGATGGTATGCGTTTAGAGGGTTGGAAATATTATATTGATGGCGAAATTACCACAAAGAAAAAGCAAAAGACTAATTATTCTACAACTAAAGATAATTAATTTTTATATCGATTACTTAACATCAAACTTCCAAAAAGTACTTAATTCGCAGGAAGAAAAATCAGATTCTAATTCTTATCTTTGCAACCTTAAATTTAAAGCATGAAAAGAGTAGTAGTTGGTCTTTCTGGTGGTGTAGATTCTAGTGTAACGGCCTATTTATTAAAAGAACAAGGTTATGAAGTTATTGGTCTTTTTATGAAAAATTGGCATGATGACTCTGTAACTATTTCCAATGAATGTCCGTGGTTAGAGGATAGTAACGATGCAATGATAGTTGCAGAAAAGTTAGAAATTCCTTTTCAAGTTGTAGATTTAAGCGAACAATATAAAGAACGTATTGTAGATTATATGTTTGCCGAATATAGCAAAGGAAGAACACCAAACCCAGATGTTTTGTGCAATAGAGAAATAAAGTTTGATGTTTTTATGGACATTGCAATTCAGCTAGGTGCAGATTATGTGGCTACTGGTCATTATTGTAGAAAAGATGAAGAAATTATCAACGGAGAAGTAACCTATAAATTATTAGCAGGAAAAGACAGCAATAAAGATCAATCTTATTTTTTATGTCAACTATCTCAAGAGCAATTATCAAAAGCACTTTTTCCTGTAGGAGAATTAACAAAGCCAGAAGTTAGAGAAATTGCAAAAAAGGCTGACTTAATTACTGCAGAAAAGAAGGACTCTCAAGGATTGTGTTTTATAGGTAAGGTTAGGTTGCCAGAGTTTTTACAACAAAAACTACAACCAAAAGAAGGGGTTATAATAAACATTCCCTCAACAGATTCTCAGTACTTAGAACAACAATTTAGTGTATCTTCCTCCGAAAATGAACTAGAAGCATTGTCTCGAAAATACACTTACACCAAAGAAAGTGGTAAAATTGTAGGAAAACATAACGGAGCACATTACTATACAAAAGGACAAAGAAAAGGCTTAAATGTTGGAGGCACAAAAGAAGCACTGTACGTTATAGATACCGATGTAGATGAAAATATCATATACACAGGAGAAGGGAAAAAACATCCTGGTTTGTACAGAAAAGGCTTGTTTGTAGCCAATCAAGAAATGCATTGGATACGTGAAGATTTAAGTCTAAATATTGGCAATTCTATGAGTGTTGAAGCGAGAATTAGATACAGACAACCATTAGAAAAAGCCACCTTGCACAAAGTAAAATCTGGTATGTACGTAATTTTTGAAAAGGAGCAATCTGCCATACAAGAAGGACAGTTTGTTGCTTGGTATAATAATGATGAATTATTAGGTTCGGGTGTTATTTCTTAAACTGATTATTTAATAAATAGTAGTTTCCTAAAAGCCTTCTTGGAGTAACTTAATTCTCTAAAAACTTTTTTAAAGCCGTTTTAATTGGTATTTTTAAGCATTGATATCATTTTTTATGAAAAAAATATTATTTATTAGTTTTCTTACTTGTTCAATGTCTATTTTTGGGCAACAAGAAGATGCTTGGATATTTTTAAAAGACAAGCCTAATGAGTCGTTTTTTTTAAACAATCCTCTAAAAATGCTTTCACAAAGAGCTATAGATAGGAGAATTGCTCAACAAGTAATGTTAAATAATGTAGATGTTCCAATAGATAGTTTGTATTTTGCGACTCTTAAAAGTATAAAAAACGTATCTATTCTAGGGAAGTCTAAATGGTTAAATGCAGTTCATGTAAAGGCTCCAAAAAAAACAATAGACAGTATATTTACATCACTTTCATTTACTCATAAAATTGAGTTTGCAGATAAATCTTTAAACAATTTGTCTAATAAATCTACAAGAACTGGCTATCACAAAAAGCATAATAATCATAAAAATAAATTAAATTCTTTAACAGCAGTATTTAATTATGGTGCTGCTAATACCCAAATTAAAATGTTAAACGGACATTTTTTACATAATAAAGGGTATACAGGAAAAGGACAAATAATTGCAATTTTAGATGCCGGTTTTCCAGAGGTAAATACTTTACCAGCATTTCAAAGAATTAGAGCAAATAATCAAATTTTAGGAGGCTATAATTTTGCGGATAGAAACACTAATATTTATTCGAGAAACAATCATGGAACCCATGTATTATCTACCATAGCAGGGTATTTAAAAGATCGTTTTTTAGGCACTGCACCCGATGCAGAATTTTATCTTTTTATTACAGAAATAGAAGAGTCGGAAACTGTTTTAGAAGAAACTTTATGGGTAGAGGCAGCAGAAAAAGCAGACAGTCTTGGTGTAGATGTTATAAACACCTCTTTGGGATATAGTACTTTCGATAATTTTAAGCATAACTATTCATATGCCGATATGGATGGTAAAACTACTTTTATCTCTAGAGGCGCCAATATAGCGGCTAGTAGAGGTATTTTAGTTGTAAATTCTGCTGGAAATTCTGGTAATGATAGTTGGAAGTATATTACGGCACCTGCAGATGCAGAGAATGTAATTTCAGTTGGTGCTATTAATAAAGATAGTATTATTGCCTCTTTCAGTTCTTTTGGTCCAACTATTGATGGTCGTATCAAACCAGAAATTTTAGCATTGGGAGTTAATTCGGCAGTTGTAAACGCAACGAACGGCAATATTTCTTTAGCAAACGGTACATCGTTTTCATCTCCTATAATGGCAGGTTTAATAGCTTGTTTAAATGGTAAAGAAGTGGTTTATACTAAAACATCCAACGCTATAAATGCACCTATAAAAAATTACTTTTTAAAAAAATCTTTAATTGAATCTGCAGACAAGTTTTTAAATCCAACAGCACAATATGGATTCGGAATTCCAAATTTTGAAACTGCATATTTAAACTATACCGACAGTACAAGTAGTATAAACGAATCTACCTTTGCCTCGATTAAGGTAGTTCCAAATCCTATAGAAAAAGAGTTTTCTATAGTGGGTTTTACCAATACAAATAGCACTTTTGATATAAAAGTATATACAATTTTAGGAGAAGTAGTGTACCAAAAGAGTGCCTCATCAACTAGTGAAATTCACAAATTAAATGTAAGTAGAGGTTTTTATTTTCTGAGTATTAAACAAGGAAAATTAGAAAAAATATTAAAAATTATAGTAAAATAATGAAAAATAGAATCACCAATTTATTTCAAATTAAATATCCTATTATTCAAGGAGGCATGATTTGGGTTTCTGGTTATAAATTAGCAGCTGCTGTTTCTAACGCAGGTGGTTTAGGGTTAATTGGTGCTGGCTCAATGTATCCAGATGTTTTAAGAAGGCACATTCAAAAGTGTAAGAAAGCAACAACAAAACCTTTTGGTGTAAACATTCCTATGCTGTATCCAGAAATAGATAAAATAATAGATATCGTTATAGATGAAGGCGTTAAAATTGTATTTACTTCTGCTGGCAATCCCAAAACATATACCTCTTTTTTAAAAGAAAAAGGAATTACCGTTGT encodes:
- a CDS encoding toxin-antitoxin system YwqK family antitoxin; translated protein: MINIKRLFIVFTFLSCFFTSEIVQSQKTNQYNSNNERTGVWKKYYPNKRIRYTGQFKNGKEIGVFKFYDIKSSKHPIAIKTFSENSDIVMVQYFSTDGNLKSEGTLKNRLRVGSWRYYYPNGVLMSEESYNEKGALHGPNVVYYPNEQITEFSEYDNGVLNGVVSKYSSKGILIEELTYQNGQLNGMAKFFELNGNIKEAGLYKDGMRLEGWKYYIDGEITTKKKQKTNYSTTKDN
- the mnmA gene encoding tRNA 2-thiouridine(34) synthase MnmA, whose protein sequence is MKRVVVGLSGGVDSSVTAYLLKEQGYEVIGLFMKNWHDDSVTISNECPWLEDSNDAMIVAEKLEIPFQVVDLSEQYKERIVDYMFAEYSKGRTPNPDVLCNREIKFDVFMDIAIQLGADYVATGHYCRKDEEIINGEVTYKLLAGKDSNKDQSYFLCQLSQEQLSKALFPVGELTKPEVREIAKKADLITAEKKDSQGLCFIGKVRLPEFLQQKLQPKEGVIINIPSTDSQYLEQQFSVSSSENELEALSRKYTYTKESGKIVGKHNGAHYYTKGQRKGLNVGGTKEALYVIDTDVDENIIYTGEGKKHPGLYRKGLFVANQEMHWIREDLSLNIGNSMSVEARIRYRQPLEKATLHKVKSGMYVIFEKEQSAIQEGQFVAWYNNDELLGSGVIS
- a CDS encoding S8 family serine peptidase → MKKILFISFLTCSMSIFGQQEDAWIFLKDKPNESFFLNNPLKMLSQRAIDRRIAQQVMLNNVDVPIDSLYFATLKSIKNVSILGKSKWLNAVHVKAPKKTIDSIFTSLSFTHKIEFADKSLNNLSNKSTRTGYHKKHNNHKNKLNSLTAVFNYGAANTQIKMLNGHFLHNKGYTGKGQIIAILDAGFPEVNTLPAFQRIRANNQILGGYNFADRNTNIYSRNNHGTHVLSTIAGYLKDRFLGTAPDAEFYLFITEIEESETVLEETLWVEAAEKADSLGVDVINTSLGYSTFDNFKHNYSYADMDGKTTFISRGANIAASRGILVVNSAGNSGNDSWKYITAPADAENVISVGAINKDSIIASFSSFGPTIDGRIKPEILALGVNSAVVNATNGNISLANGTSFSSPIMAGLIACLNGKEVVYTKTSNAINAPIKNYFLKKSLIESADKFLNPTAQYGFGIPNFETAYLNYTDSTSSINESTFASIKVVPNPIEKEFSIVGFTNTNSTFDIKVYTILGEVVYQKSASSTSEIHKLNVSRGFYFLSIKQGKLEKILKIIVK